One Vicugna pacos chromosome X, VicPac4, whole genome shotgun sequence DNA window includes the following coding sequences:
- the LOC140691947 gene encoding melanoma-associated antigen 8-like, whose amino-acid sequence MPVVQMGDLHQTEADFQDPREAEDVVVAQEMGAEEEEDASPLSPSSSSSSSSSPCPSSSSSVLFLDTLEEVDDSGTPSAPQSPRGVFSFPTADDAAPPWSQSEDDTSSSQDEERPSTGLDPADAKSSHPDPFHLKAADLVGFLLLKYRTKEPTTKEDMLNAVLRADQDHFPVVLSQASECLQLVFGVDVKKVDPREHLYVLVPTLGLTSDGMLGGGQSLPKNGLLVMLLGVILLEVECATEEKMWEALSVMGVYPGREHFIYGEPRELITKAWVQEGYLEYRQVANSDPARHEFLWGPRAHAETSKLQVLEHFLRVNTRNLCSFLSLSEEVLSNEENWP is encoded by the coding sequence ATGCCTGTGGTTCAGATGGGTGACCTCCACCAGACTGAAGCCGACTTTCAGGACCCAAGAGAGGCTGAGGATGTGGTGGTTGCGCAGGAGAtgggggctgaggaggaggaggatgcatCCCCCTTGTCTCCctcatcctcttcttcctcctcctcctccccctgcccctcctcctcctcctccgtcctGTTCCTGGACAccctggaggaggtggatgaCTCTGGGACACCCAGTGCCCCGCAGAGCCCTCGGGGTGTCTTCTCCTTCCCCACTGCTGACGACGCCGCCCCTCCATGGAGCCAGTCGGAAGACGACACCTCCAGCAGCCAAGATGAGGAGAGGCCCAGCACCGGCCTGGACCCCGCAGATGCCAAGTCCTCACACCCAGACCCATTCCATTTGAAGGCGGCTGACCTGGTGGGCTTCCTGCTCCTCAAGTACCGCACAAAGGAGCCAACCACAAAGGAAGACATGCTGAATGCGGTCCTCAGAGCtgaccaggaccacttccctgtggtcttgagccaagcctctgagtgtctgcagctggtctttggggtggatgtgaagaaggtggaccccagggagcacttgtatgtcctggtccccaccctgggcctcaccagTGACGGGATGCTGGGCGGTGGGCAGAGCTTGCCCAAGAACGGCCTCCTGGTGATGCTCCTAGGTGTGATCCTCCTGGAGGTAGAGTGCGCCACTGAGGAGAAGATGTGGGAGGCACTGAGTGTCATGGGGGTGTATCCcgggagggagcacttcatctacggggagcccagggagctcATCACCAAagcgtgggtgcaggaggggtacctggagtaccggcaggtggccaacagcgatcccgctcgccacgagttcctgtgggggccccgggcccatgcggagaccagcaagctgcaagtcctggagCATTTCCTCAGGGTCAATACAAGGAATCTCTGTTCCTTCCTGTCCCTGTCTGAAGAGGTATTGAGTAATGAGGAAAATTGGCCCTGA
- the LOC140691842 gene encoding melanoma-associated antigen 8-like — protein sequence MTGGASGGLRGESQLLPRLKVHRRPSTSRRAPVRPRAPLERRPARGSPFVTPSLAPLGCPTPLIVPPVEMSELRKAAEDLQDPRDSRGLMDVQQMEAEREGGASPWSSSSSVSSSYSACAVSLLHDAAPSMVTDLVGFLLLKYHRKQPTTRAEMLSIFLREYQDHFPAVFSQASEYMQLVFGVDVKEVDPGGHWYVLVPTLGLTCDGMLGDGQSMPKNGLLVMLLCMIHLEGERLPEEEVWGALSKLGLRAGREHFIYGEPRELITKVWVQEGYLEYRQVANSDPARFEFLWGPRAHAEISNLQVLEHLHRASRRGPSSFPSLSDEAASDEEEEA from the exons ATGACGGGCGGGGCCTCAGGCGGGCTGAGGGGggaatctcagctcctgccaagactcaag GTTCACAGACGACCGTCCACCAGCaggagagcccctgtgaggccgagggcacccctggagaggagacca gcccgtgggtccccatTTGTCACCCCTTCCCTCGCTCCTCTCGGCTGCCCGACACCACTCATCGTGCCTCCCGTTGAGATGAGTGAGCTCCGCAAGGCTGCGGAAGACCTTCAGGACCCGAGAGACTCCCGGGGCCTGATGGATGTTCAGCAGATGGAGGCTGAGCGGGAGGGGGGCGCATCCccctggtcctcctcctcctcagtctcctcttcctactctgccTGTGCCGTGTCCCTGCTCCATGATGCAGCGCCTTCGATGGTGACTGACCTGGTGGGTTTCCTGCTCCTCAAGTATCACCGGAAGCAGCCGACCACCAGGGCAGAAATGCTGAGTATCTTCCTCAGAGAataccaggaccacttccctgcgGTCTTCAGCCAGGCCTCTGAGTACATGCAGCTGGtgtttggggtggatgtgaaggaggtggatcCCGGGGGCCACTGgtatgtcctggtccccaccctgggcctcacctgtgATGGGATGCTGGGCGATGGGCAGAGCATGCCCAAGAACGGCCTCCTGGTGATGCTCCTTTGCATGATCCACCTGGAGGGAGAGCGCCTCCCTGAGGAGGAGGTGTGGGGAGCACTGAGCAAGCTGGGGCTGcgtgctgggagggagcacttcatctacggggagcccagggagctcATCACCAaagtgtgggtgcaggaggggtacctggagtaccggcaggtggccaacagcgatcccgctcgctTCGAGTTCCTGTGGGGCCCCCGGGCCCACGCGGAGATCAGCAACTTGCAAGTCCTGGAGCATTTACACAGGGCCAGTAGACGGGGTCCCAGTTCCTTCCCATCCCTGTCAGATGAGGCTGCtagtgatgaggaagaggaggcctgA
- the LOC140691744 gene encoding melanoma-associated antigen 10-like: MSELRQAVEDLQDPRDAQGLVDVQQLEAEQEGAASPRYPCSSSVSSSYSAGAESLRQGAELSMMADLVSFLLLKYHRKQPTTRAEMLSILREYQDHFPAVFSQASECMQLVFGVDVKEVDPKEHLYILVPTLGLTCDGMQGGEQSMPKNGLLVILLGVIVLGGGGVPEEEVWGALGVMGVYPGREHFIYGEPRELITKAWVQEGYLEYRQVANSDPARHEFLWGPRAHAETSKLQVLEHLFRLNSEGPISFPSLSEEAVSNEEEGA, translated from the coding sequence ATGAGTGAGCTCCGCCAGGCTGTGGAAGACCTTCAGGACCCAAGAGACGCCCAGGGCCTGGTGGATGTGCAGCAGCTGGAGGCTGAGCAGGAGGGGGCCGCATCCCCCCGGTacccctgctcctcctcagtctcctcttcctactctgccGGTGCCGAGTCCCTGCGCCAAGGTGCAGAGCTTTCAATGATGGCTGACCTGGTGAGCTTCCTGCTCCTCAAGTATCACCGGAAGCAGCCGACCACCAGGGCAGAAATGCTGAGTATCCTCAGAGAataccaggaccacttccctgcggtcttcagccaggcctctgagtgcatgcagctggtctttggggtggatgtgaaggaggtggaccccAAGGAGCACTTGTacatcctggtccccaccctgggcctcacctgtgATGGGATGCAGGGTGGTGAGCAGAGCATGCCCAAGAACGGCCTCCTGGTGATACTTCTGGGTGTCAtcgtcctggggggagggggggtgcctgAGGAAGAGGTGTGGGGAGCACTCGGTGTCATGGGGGTGTATcctgggagggagcacttcatctacggggagcccagggagctgaTCACCAAagcgtgggtgcaggaggggtacctggagtaccggcaggtggccaacagcgatcccgctcgccacgagttcctgtgggggccccgggcccacgcggagaccagcaagctgcaagtcctggagCATTTGTTTAGACTCAACAGTGAGGGTCCCATTTCCTTCCCGTCCCTGTCTGAGGAGGCCGTGAGCaatgaggaagagggggcctga